In the Bremerella alba genome, one interval contains:
- a CDS encoding glucose-1-phosphate adenylyltransferase codes for MRNVISLVLGGGRGTRLYPLTKYRSKPAVPLAGKYRLIDIPLSNCLNSQMNRIYVLTQFMSVSLHRHIRQTYRFDHFSGGFVELLAAQQTAGEGSDWYQGTADAVRKNLRYIQQHGIDYVMILSGDQLYRMDYREMLDSHIESGADVSIAGLPVHSKDASGLGIMKIDESGRVNGFVEKPQTPEELAHVRTDPAWIDARGIQSNGRDCLASMGNYLFNRDTLVELLEKTDYQDFGKEIFPAAIRAKKVQMHMFDSYWEDIGTIKAFYESNLATLAPKPPFEFIEEEAPIFTRARFLPPTMVMEGSFSNSMIADGCQIGKGCTIKNSVIGLRSVIEENVTIEDSVLMGCDYYATRTETEAHESSGRPRMKIGSGSVIKGAIVDKNCHIGNNVRVDNCDNLPDKEYPEGVTIVDGIPVVEKGACLPDGWKLT; via the coding sequence ATGCGTAATGTCATCAGCTTAGTACTAGGCGGAGGCCGAGGTACACGGCTTTACCCCCTGACTAAATACCGCTCGAAACCAGCCGTTCCGCTGGCGGGCAAATACCGCTTGATTGATATCCCCCTCTCCAACTGCCTGAACAGCCAGATGAACCGCATCTACGTGCTGACGCAGTTCATGTCGGTGAGTTTGCACCGCCATATCCGCCAGACGTATCGCTTCGATCACTTTAGCGGTGGTTTTGTTGAATTACTGGCCGCTCAGCAAACGGCCGGCGAAGGCTCCGACTGGTACCAAGGCACCGCCGATGCGGTCCGTAAAAACCTGCGTTATATCCAGCAGCACGGTATCGACTACGTCATGATCCTTTCCGGCGATCAGTTGTACCGGATGGACTACCGCGAAATGCTCGACTCGCATATCGAGTCGGGCGCCGACGTTTCTATCGCAGGCCTGCCGGTTCACTCGAAGGACGCCAGCGGATTGGGCATCATGAAGATCGACGAGTCAGGCCGCGTCAACGGCTTCGTCGAAAAGCCCCAGACCCCCGAAGAATTGGCCCACGTGCGAACCGACCCAGCTTGGATCGACGCCCGCGGGATTCAATCGAATGGTCGTGACTGTTTGGCGAGCATGGGCAACTATCTCTTTAACCGCGACACCCTGGTCGAGCTGCTGGAAAAGACCGACTACCAGGACTTCGGTAAAGAGATCTTCCCTGCTGCGATTCGAGCGAAAAAAGTGCAGATGCACATGTTCGATAGCTACTGGGAAGACATCGGAACGATCAAAGCGTTCTATGAATCGAATCTCGCCACGTTGGCTCCGAAGCCACCGTTTGAGTTCATCGAAGAAGAAGCCCCGATCTTCACCAGGGCTCGCTTCCTGCCGCCGACAATGGTCATGGAAGGCAGTTTCAGCAACAGCATGATTGCCGACGGCTGCCAGATCGGCAAAGGCTGTACCATCAAGAACAGCGTGATCGGCCTGCGTAGCGTGATCGAAGAAAACGTCACCATCGAAGACTCGGTGCTGATGGGCTGCGACTACTACGCAACGCGAACGGAAACCGAAGCCCACGAATCGTCCGGTCGACCTCGTATGAAGATCGGATCAGGCAGCGTCATCAAGGGAGCGATCGTCGACAAAAATTGCCACATCGGTAATAACGTCCGCGTCGATAACTGCGATAACCTGCCGGACAAAGAATACCCAGAAGGGGTCACCATCGTCGACGGCATCCCCGTCGTCGAAAAAGGTGCCTGCCTGCCCGATGGCTGGAAGCTGACCTAA
- a CDS encoding zinc-ribbon domain-containing protein — MAKLHITCPNCSTRYPVADEKLAGRRVTCKKCSEKFVAEIESDAVPALDPFAASSPASDPLGDDLFGDFTSSSAAASPALGSLPPKKRSSSSGSFPVIPLVLGGVGVLVVVILVVTVISFASGGSDRPFQMNAAQQQFSKEDSYKQHFDVTEKQFDNMLQFLTAIEAIQSEEDLKQFDETVRGLTQEMESLTHGVRNIPPLPKDMQEKLKREVRQQLDSVEGRAKAAGQKLAKYTSNARVAYAAQQYHQSHSYLGGALGAANTRSDTRREEVDRQQAIKYAHVQNPQQLPQLLYEFALADYAKAKQVLSVPMPPDQIKNKVDEIKRLYQNIREFSQDLANIPAFHGNVVDPAIEKYKSDVQEIHDSNHFPLEGLATSGLPFIANSTAKVNLGLSNEIRGNWETINGERPHADSQGKVGPMFHCFTPEELDTFVQRHQAYKYRMPDRRYVVMFIDERYGPEIEKWKALKYNNRCEEMSTKLMKIIWKPSDEGEDFHSMVTSGYTLKVQEIAGENVVVMSYDESVLKRRDDSKSSGSRGRLVGGLPFGGMPDIRRPRMPQMPEPGSQFGPRFQPPTGLDSANPPREPTAGPRGPRFGSPGMPNMGSARRDPAQEAIERLEQQYGKDKLVRLEFKTITSDQAKQVREIIRPWSLAQAYVNWLDPEINQRVIMFPYDGDIDELASKITFGEVDEVLAKQRRIRLKSVSLP; from the coding sequence ATGGCTAAGCTTCACATTACCTGTCCCAACTGCAGTACCCGTTATCCGGTCGCCGATGAGAAACTTGCCGGCCGGCGGGTCACCTGTAAAAAGTGCAGCGAAAAGTTTGTTGCGGAAATTGAAAGTGACGCGGTGCCGGCCCTCGATCCGTTTGCGGCGTCGAGTCCAGCCAGCGACCCATTAGGGGACGATCTGTTTGGCGATTTCACGTCATCGTCAGCCGCTGCGTCGCCGGCGTTGGGATCGCTGCCCCCGAAAAAGAGAAGCAGTTCCTCCGGATCGTTCCCCGTGATACCGCTAGTGTTGGGTGGCGTCGGCGTGCTGGTGGTGGTCATCTTAGTTGTCACGGTGATTTCATTTGCTTCCGGCGGTTCCGACCGGCCCTTTCAGATGAACGCCGCCCAGCAGCAGTTTAGTAAAGAGGACAGCTACAAGCAGCATTTTGACGTAACAGAAAAACAATTTGACAACATGCTTCAGTTCCTTACAGCGATCGAAGCGATTCAAAGCGAAGAGGACTTAAAGCAATTCGACGAAACGGTCAGAGGCCTGACTCAGGAAATGGAGTCATTAACCCATGGAGTCCGCAACATTCCACCGCTGCCCAAGGACATGCAGGAAAAACTAAAGCGAGAAGTCAGGCAGCAGCTTGATAGCGTAGAAGGTAGGGCCAAAGCTGCCGGACAGAAATTGGCGAAGTACACCAGTAATGCTCGTGTTGCGTATGCTGCCCAGCAGTATCATCAATCCCACAGCTACCTGGGTGGGGCTTTGGGCGCGGCCAATACTCGGTCGGACACGCGAAGGGAAGAAGTCGATCGCCAGCAAGCAATCAAATACGCCCATGTCCAGAATCCGCAGCAACTTCCCCAACTGTTGTATGAATTTGCCTTAGCCGATTACGCTAAAGCAAAGCAGGTTCTAAGTGTTCCGATGCCTCCTGATCAAATCAAGAATAAGGTAGACGAGATCAAGAGGCTGTATCAAAACATCCGTGAGTTCTCGCAAGATCTCGCCAACATCCCAGCCTTTCATGGTAACGTGGTTGATCCGGCTATCGAGAAGTACAAGTCCGATGTGCAAGAGATTCATGATTCGAATCACTTTCCGCTGGAGGGTCTCGCTACGAGTGGACTCCCTTTCATTGCGAATTCAACGGCTAAGGTGAACCTGGGCTTGTCGAACGAGATCAGGGGGAACTGGGAAACCATCAACGGCGAACGTCCCCACGCCGATTCCCAGGGTAAGGTTGGGCCGATGTTCCACTGCTTCACGCCCGAAGAGTTGGATACGTTCGTGCAGCGACATCAGGCTTACAAGTATCGAATGCCTGATCGCCGGTATGTTGTGATGTTCATCGATGAGCGATACGGACCAGAAATCGAAAAATGGAAGGCCCTGAAATATAATAACCGTTGCGAAGAGATGAGCACTAAGCTCATGAAAATTATATGGAAACCGTCCGATGAGGGCGAAGATTTCCACAGCATGGTGACCTCCGGTTACACGCTGAAAGTCCAAGAGATTGCCGGCGAGAACGTTGTGGTCATGTCGTACGACGAAAGTGTCCTTAAAAGGCGGGATGATTCGAAGTCTTCGGGATCGCGAGGGCGTTTAGTAGGCGGGCTTCCCTTTGGTGGCATGCCCGATATTCGTCGCCCTAGAATGCCTCAGATGCCAGAGCCAGGTTCGCAATTCGGTCCGCGTTTTCAACCGCCTACCGGGCTTGATTCAGCGAATCCACCGAGAGAGCCAACTGCGGGGCCTCGTGGCCCTCGCTTTGGGTCCCCTGGAATGCCAAATATGGGATCTGCAAGACGAGATCCTGCCCAGGAAGCGATTGAGAGGTTGGAGCAGCAATACGGTAAGGACAAATTGGTCCGCCTGGAATTCAAGACAATTACCTCGGACCAGGCCAAGCAGGTTCGGGAAATCATCAGGCCGTGGAGTTTGGCTCAGGCTTATGTCAATTGGCTTGATCCCGAGATCAACCAACGTGTCATCATGTTCCCTTACGATGGCGACATCGACGAACTGGCCTCGAAGATTACCTTTGGCGAGGTCGATGAGGTCCTCGCCAAGCAGCGTCGAATCCGCTTGAAATCGGTCTCGCTTCCGTAA
- a CDS encoding 2-oxo acid dehydrogenase subunit E2, translating into MAIDVQLPDLGDGIESGDVLVVHVSVGDTVEKGQTLIEIETDKATVDVPSTEGGKIEKVHVKTGDTIAVHAPIVTLDGAGSNNASPPPAAEPPQEEKAPEEPAVKEEAPEPTPAKPEPKQAPAPQKAAPAPATPPRLTTPPPAPVADASSTDESVPAGPAVRRFAREVGVDLRNVQGSGPNGRIERDDVLRTVRDLNQGGGSATQAGATSAPAATGSLPSLSGEAHEDKYGPVRIEKMKKIRKVTAAQMSKSWTTAPRVTNFDDADITALEELRQQSKDDYAEAGVKLTTMPFLIKAIAVGLREHPELNASIDMEQEQVIYKDYVNVGIAVDSDRGLMVPNMKNTDRMSIPDIARTLQQTAADIRGNSFEMSTLQGGTFTISNLGAIGGTYSTPIINVPEVAILLVGRSRKMPVVVKDQIVARLMMPLSLSYDHRLVDGATAQRFLNDVKSLLENPSKLLMAP; encoded by the coding sequence ATGGCAATAGACGTACAACTGCCTGATCTGGGCGATGGGATTGAATCGGGAGACGTGCTTGTCGTTCACGTTTCGGTGGGCGACACGGTCGAAAAGGGACAAACCCTGATCGAGATCGAAACCGACAAGGCAACCGTCGATGTTCCCAGCACCGAGGGTGGCAAGATCGAAAAGGTCCACGTCAAGACCGGCGATACCATTGCGGTTCATGCGCCGATCGTGACTTTGGACGGGGCTGGTTCCAATAACGCGTCCCCTCCACCTGCCGCTGAACCACCGCAGGAAGAGAAAGCTCCGGAAGAGCCAGCCGTCAAGGAAGAAGCTCCTGAGCCGACTCCGGCCAAGCCAGAACCGAAGCAGGCTCCTGCACCTCAGAAGGCGGCTCCTGCCCCGGCGACGCCACCACGGCTGACCACGCCACCACCGGCGCCCGTTGCCGATGCTTCGAGCACCGACGAAAGTGTACCGGCCGGTCCGGCTGTGCGTCGCTTTGCCCGCGAAGTGGGTGTTGATTTGCGAAACGTCCAAGGCTCTGGCCCCAACGGTCGCATCGAACGAGACGACGTTCTGCGAACCGTTCGCGATCTGAATCAGGGTGGCGGTTCGGCTACTCAGGCAGGTGCGACTTCGGCTCCGGCCGCGACTGGTTCGTTGCCATCGCTTTCCGGCGAGGCGCACGAGGACAAGTACGGTCCGGTTCGCATCGAGAAGATGAAGAAGATCCGCAAGGTGACCGCCGCTCAGATGAGCAAGAGCTGGACCACCGCACCACGGGTCACCAACTTCGACGACGCCGACATCACGGCCCTCGAAGAGCTGCGTCAGCAAAGCAAGGACGACTACGCCGAAGCGGGCGTCAAGCTGACCACCATGCCGTTTCTGATCAAGGCCATCGCCGTAGGGCTGCGTGAGCACCCGGAATTGAACGCCTCGATCGACATGGAACAGGAACAGGTCATCTACAAAGACTACGTGAACGTCGGCATCGCTGTCGATTCTGATCGTGGTCTGATGGTGCCCAACATGAAGAACACCGATCGGATGTCGATTCCGGATATCGCACGCACCCTTCAGCAGACGGCTGCCGACATTCGCGGCAACAGTTTCGAGATGTCGACCCTGCAAGGCGGCACTTTCACGATCAGTAACCTGGGCGCGATCGGCGGCACTTACAGCACGCCGATCATCAACGTCCCGGAAGTCGCCATCCTGTTGGTTGGCCGCTCGCGGAAGATGCCGGTTGTGGTGAAAGATCAGATCGTGGCTCGCCTGATGATGCCGCTGAGCTTGTCTTACGATCACCGCCTGGTCGATGGAGCGACGGCTCAACGGTTCCTGAACGACGTGAAGTCGCTTCTCGAGAATCCCAGCAAGTTGCTGATGGCTCCTTAG